TCCGCGATCTCGCGGGCCGTCAGTTCGTTGCGTTGCAGGTTCTCGATTACCTGGTCGGCCTCGTTGTAGTCGTTGTCGATGAAAGCCGGGATGGTGGTCTTGTCGGCCCATTTCGAGCCACGGTAGCGCCGCGCACCGTGGTTGATGAGGTAGCGGCCCGGCGCGTCCGGGTTCTCGCGCACGCTGATGGGCGACTTCACGCCGCGCAGCTTGATCGTCTCGCCGATCTCGGCGATGGACTCCGGCGAGAAGCCGGGGTTGTCCGCCGTGCGCGGCTGGTGCGGGTCTTCGTCGATGAGGTCAAGCGGCAGCTCCTGCGGGCCGCCAGGGGCCGCATTCGCGGCCTGTGGCTCGTCCAGCAAGCTCGACAGGTCGCCGAGGCCATCCAGGCCCAGCCCGCCGCCCTTGGGCTTCTCTGCGGCCGCTTGCGGGGCCTTCTTCTTGGCGTTGGTCTTTACGGCGCTGGTCATTGCGCGATCTCCATCTTCGTGAACACGTAATCCGCCAGGGCGCGCACTTCCTGGGTGGCCTTGCGCGCAGCGGTTTTCTTGATCTTCCACACTGGCATCTGCTCGCCCAGCGCCTCCGCGATACTGTCTCGCGCGCCGACACTGAACGGCAAGATCAGTTGCGGATATGCCTGCTGCAAGGTCGCCAGGTTGCTGACGTGGCGCGGCTTCCGCGCGTCCACCTTGTTCGGCACCATGCCGAGAAAGCGCAGCTTCGGGTTTTGCTTGCGCAGGTTGCCGATGACGGCAACCATCTTCTTCATGCCTTGCAAGCTGTACGCCTCCATTTCGACCGGCGAAAGCATGTAGTCGGCGGCCAGCACGGCCGCCGTCATGGCAACGCCAAGGGAAGGGGCGGTGTCGATCAGGCACACGTCGAAGAACTCGCCTAGCGCCGCGATGCTGGCCCGCAGCGCGCCGGCGGCCTGGGCCAAGTCCATCTTGTCCAGGTTGGCCAGGCTGGCATCGGCCGCGATCAGCGCCAGGCCGTCATCCTCCCGGCCAGCGAACCAGGCGCGCAGCTCGTCGCCGCCGGCGGTGAACATGCGACTGGCGGGATAGCCCGAGTCGTGGCCGGCCAGCGTCCAGCTTGCATTGCCCTGGGTGTCCAGGTCGATCACTGCAACCCGAAGGCCGCGCTCCTGGAAGTCGAACGCCAGGTGGCAGGTTGCGAAGGTCTTGCCCTGTCCGCCTTTCTGAATTGCCGTGACCAGTGTTTTCATGAGTTGGGTTCCTGTTTCCTCTTTCCCTTGGCGTCGGCTTCCCAACGCTTGACGATGAACGCTTGATGCTCCGGCAGTACCGCCGTCACCCGCGCGAAGCCCTGCGGGAGCACTTCCCCCGCCGCTGCCCACACGCGACTGACCGCTTGCGATACCGCCCCCTTGGTCAGCCCCAGCGAGGCCACAAACTCGGCCTGGGGCCTTCCATCGACCAGCACGCCGCGCGCTATGTCGATGGTCTGTTGCCCGATCTCCAGGCCCTTGATCGCCGCCTGGAATTGGGCTTCGGTTAGCCGTTTCTTCATGGAGAACACCCATATAAACTCCACACCCGGTTGTTGAACAAAAGGCGGTGCCAGCCGCCGACCATGTGCAGAAGTTTAGCTAAACTCGCCGGGCGCGTCAAGCCTTTTAGCGGCTAAAAATCACCCCTTCTTGGCGTCATCCGAATACAGCGCGGCTAGGCGCTTGAGGTCGTCGGGGCCTTGCTGAACCTCGACCACCCGCATT
This is a stretch of genomic DNA from Achromobacter xylosoxidans A8. It encodes these proteins:
- a CDS encoding ParA family protein; amino-acid sequence: MKTLVTAIQKGGQGKTFATCHLAFDFQERGLRVAVIDLDTQGNASWTLAGHDSGYPASRMFTAGGDELRAWFAGREDDGLALIAADASLANLDKMDLAQAAGALRASIAALGEFFDVCLIDTAPSLGVAMTAAVLAADYMLSPVEMEAYSLQGMKKMVAVIGNLRKQNPKLRFLGMVPNKVDARKPRHVSNLATLQQAYPQLILPFSVGARDSIAEALGEQMPVWKIKKTAARKATQEVRALADYVFTKMEIAQ
- a CDS encoding transcriptional regulator KorA — encoded protein: MKKRLTEAQFQAAIKGLEIGQQTIDIARGVLVDGRPQAEFVASLGLTKGAVSQAVSRVWAAAGEVLPQGFARVTAVLPEHQAFIVKRWEADAKGKRKQEPNS